The region TATAGGCTAGAGTTGATGAAAACTCACCCTAGATCAACTATCAAATTCTGATGTGATCAAGGAGTTTTTGAAGCCATGTATGTGTGCCTTGCACCACTGCGGCTTGGTTTTTTGGCTGGATGTAGAAGGATCATCTCTGTTGATGGGTGTTTTCTTAAAGGATTGTATGGAGGCCAGCTCCTTTCAGCTGTAGGTGTGGATGCAAACAACTGTAGTTACCCACTAGCTTGGGCTGTTGTTAACAAAGAGAACAGGATGAACTGGATATGGTTCCTGCAGTTGTTGAGTGAAGATCTCAGTATTGGAAATAGCCATGGTTGGGCCTTTGTCAGTGATAGGCAGAAGGTATGGTtgtaattattttgattgatgCCATGCTTTtagtttcaatttgtttttgcatGTGATGGGTTGCCATAGTTTTTGTATGTTCTGACTGCATTTTGATGTGCAAATTAATTCATGTTTTGCTTTTGATGTTAAATATTCCGGAACAGGTTTTAGTAtgatgtattaattatttttgatgttCTGCCTATTCTCTgtctaattatattttgatgtgCAAATTAATTCATGTTCTGCTTTTGATGTTAAATATTCGGAATAGGTTTTTAACAtgatgtattaattatttttttgatgttcTCGCCTATGCTCTgctctaattatatttttattgtgcaaATTAATTCATGTGCTGCTTTTGATGTTAAATATTCTGCAACAAGTTTTAGTTTGATGTATTCATTATTTCTGATGTTCTGCCAATGTTCTGTCCTTATATTTGTGatgtaatcattttttttatgttttgtctaTTTTGTGGGGTCTTGGGTGATGGTGTGCCAATTAATTAACATACTTTAGGgtttaatcaatgcaatagatGAGTTATTCCCTAATAGTGAACATAGGTTTTGTGTGAGACACATTCACACTAATTTCAGGAAGAAATTTAGGGAGAAGGCACTAAATGACCAGATGTACCTTTGTGCCAAAGCAACCTACCAATCTGCATTTGATAGGGCAATGAACACCCTCAAAGGAATGTCTATAGGGGCTTATGAATATATGAAGAACATAGCTCCTCAAAGATTGGTCTAGAGCATATTTCCAAACACAGCTCAAAATGTGATATTCTATTGAATAACCTATGTGAAGGGTTCAATGACCCATATACTTGAGGCCGTGACAAAGGGTATAGTGTCTATGAATGAAATCATTAGGACCCAATTGATGACAAGGATACAAAAAAGGAGGGATGCCATGAAGTATTGCACAACCCACCATTGCTCAAGgatcattaaaaaattggagatgtACAAGGAAATGAGTAAATTTTACACACCAACCTGGTCAGGGGGGGCTAAATACCAGGTTGTAGGCCCTGATGGTCAATTTGTGGTAGACAAGGATGATGAGAGTTGTTCATGTAGGGTTTGGCAATTAACAGGACTGCCATGTAGTCATGCGATAGTCGAGTTATATATCACAACAATGGTAGACCCGAAACCTACATACATCCATGCTATAGTGTGAGCACATACCTAGCAACATATGGGCACACCTTAAACCCAACCCATGGCAGAGATTCATGGTCCAAGAGTGACCAAGGACCCATGATACCACCTTTGGCAGTTAACAAGAAGAAGGGTAGGAGGACATTGTTGAGGAGGAAAGAATTTGGTGAGGAAGTCCAAGGCTTCACAAACGGGAAGGTGAGCAAAAAAGGTGCTAAGGTTAGATGTGGCTTGTGTGGTGCCACGTGTCACAACAAGAGACTTCATGCTAATCGTGTGATCTTACCAACTAAATTCATCCAAGTATctttattcaattaaattcatgtaCATGGCTTATATAAGAATTCAAAACTGCAGTCAAACATGGAAACTGGGATTGGGTGTGGAGATGGATCGGCACGAGACAACTACAAACTAACTACGTGGTacatttgattaatttaatttatatttggaTTGTACTtgtgttctaatttttttatttactctatTGCAGAGTTACAAATGAAATAGCAAATTCTCATGATGGATCTCATGAACCCTTGTCACAGGTGAGGGAATTTTTAATAGAAGTGCTTTGTAGTTAAACTTGTTTCAACATCCATATATTCTAGTAggtaatataaaaatagtttcaTCGACCCCAAGTTTTTGTTGTAGGTGATTTCCAATCCTCGTAGGGTGACAATTGGGACAAGggggaaaaaaattggatacCAAGGGAGGTAAAGGAGCAACCGGAGCAAAAGTCAAGGGCCCGGTGAAGGTCAAAGATACTCGATAAGAACACCAATGATGGAGGGGCTACAAAAAAACAGAGAGTTTGGCTTCCATGAAGCTGCCTAAAAGAACAACTTTCCATTAACAATTTTTGGTGGCTGGATAATTCAAATAGCCATGTTTTTGTACCCCATACTgcactttttttaatttgcatcgCTAGCCTAAGTTTTTTTGTACTCACTGGTTTATACTCGATTACCATGTATGATGTGTCAATGCTGTGTTTTGTACACAACCCAATGACATATTCTCtctttcaaatttcaatttgtgAAGTGAATACTTTGTTGTGAATCCCTTTGTAAATATCGCTTTCTTGTGAATGCTTTGTTGTGAATATTGTGCGTAAAATGATTTCTCTTGGATACTTTGTTGTGTTTCAATTTCATGGTTTGTATTCAGGATACTTTGTAGTGAACACAAATAAGTTTCAATATGTGAATGCCTTGTTGTGAATACTTTGTAAAGAATATCGCACATTATTTGATCGGTAAATGCCTTGTTGTGAATTTAATTATTCGGGCTCATGTTCTCAATTGAACTATATTCCCAGCTTGATGTTTAGAAACCTCATCTCCTTCATGTTTGATTAGCTCTTTTCCTGCAGAAAATTTggttgtatataatttttttttgcaaattaagAGGAAATTAATCTTACACTTGTCATATATAATCTGAATAATTAGATTGTGAACTTCTTTAAGAATTAATTCTTCAATGATTTGCACAGCTCTTCTGTATAAACATAGTACTCAAGTTCAACTGGTTACAATGAGTGACTTCACAATAAATTCGACTGGTTACAATGATTGGCCCTAACTAGTTGTCAGAtttaaaagtaacaaaaaaattgcAGAGCTTCCATGGATGAATGAAACCAATGAATACTGTGAATTCACAATGAGTGGCCCCAATGGGTTACAATGAGTTACAATGAATTCATCCAAAGCTTCCATGGATGAATGAAACCAATGAGTTCAAAAAGGATCTAATTTTTCAAGAAGACTAGGTCGTCAAACATCCTCTATCCTCCATCAAAGCTCACCTAATATGATTGGGAGGTTCTCGGATATTCTTACGAAGTTGGACGAAGATTATTTGCTTCGCCATGATGAACACCGAAATCCCCGCACCCTCCACCAATCTCACTCGTAGACGGAGGATCGATGAAGAAGGCGGTGAAGTGGCAACATAATGTGACGTGTCCGTCCCACTTGGCAAAGTTGATGCCGCCGATGTGCTCGAGTAGGATCCGACGACCTCCACGTCACcgattaaaacattaatcaatcGGGTGACCACGgtgaaaaagattaaaaaaatttgagtgaGCATTTAGAAACAAACCAAACATTGGTGAGCAAAATGAAATTTGGTCAAACTTgagtgatttataaaaaaatttaaccggACTCAAGACTATGAAAACAATCCAAAATTTTAAAGTAtagagatttttatttaaaagcatATAAAAAATTAGCCATTTTAATTGGGGCATAAAGAAATGTTAAGTTTTATCAGTACATCCGGCTCCAAAGATCTGCATCTGCTTTATTCATATAGAAAAGgcgtttgtcgtctattattcaaaaaactaaaaaaaaaaaaaaaatgttaaataagACCTGCTTGTTTAAAtgcattttaataatattagatacatttttacatttcaggtaCCATCCACAGTTCCATGCATTAAAAACATCTTAAAAGGCACCAATCTCTTTCCTTACAGACATTACTcttgataaaataattatttacaagATTTAACAATGTCTTCCAAATTTTCatccaaagaaataataatgagtttttctcaaatccaaaatgcaacTATTATCATTATCACCCTTGATTGCAAGCAACAAACAAATCAGTCAGTTTTGTCTGAAATTattgcatccaaaagtttttatttccatttccagTAAACAAAGACATAGTTTACCAATCATCAGCTCACAACTCTACACATTAAAAGTCTCATTTAGCTTATAAACAAGACAAACCAAGCAATacacaaaattaatattacaCAGTAACTAACCATATGTATATAAGTATCTTTATCCAGCCACACAtgtactactactactaatgcTTGATCTGAGACAGCATGCAACGAACGTCCTTACTATTAGGCCTTTCCTTGGGATCATCAGCAGTACAGAAACAAGCAATCCTAAGCACCAAAAGCATTTGCTCTTCAAACCCATACCCCATCAACTTAGGATCAATAGCCAAGGTCGGGTTCACAGACGCAACCACATTCCTCATCCACTTCACCAAACTCATCTCCTCTGTTTCCTGAAAGAAATCATCCGAAGGCTGTTTCCCAATAACCAAAATCGCAAGAATCACTCCAAAACTATAAATATCACACTTGTCGGTGAACTTAAGCAGCTGGTGATACTCAGGCGCGATGAACCCAACCGTTCCGGCCACGTTCGACGTGGTCATGTGTGTGTACGCCTCCGGCACTTGTTTAGCCAGCCCAAAATCCCCAATCCGAGCCTCCATGTTGTCATCCAACAATATGTTTCCCGGTTTCAAGTCTCGGTGGATGATTCTCGGGCTATGAAGCATATGCAGGTACTCGAGCCCCGATGCGATGCCGACCGCGATTCGGTGCCGTGCGATCCAGTCTAGCTCGCGCTGTCCCTCGGCCACGTCCTTGAGCACATTGTCAAGACTGCCGTTCTTCATGTACTCATACACCAGCAAGTCACAATCGGGTCGAGGAACATGCGCTAGCAACGGTAAAAGATTCCGGTGCCGGATTTGACCCACGGTTCGAATCTCAGACCGGATTTGGCGTTTGAATTTGTCCAGCACTTTGCTGTTCTCCTCCCCCGCTTCCGCGGCAGCATCCGCGTCTGTGATTTTCATGACTTTTTTTATGGCGATGAATTTACCTGGAACTTCTGGTGTGCGTGGGTCTGGGGGTGGGAGCTGACCTTTATAAACCTGGCCACACCCGCCCGCGCCGATGAGTTCCAGTGTGGCGAGTCCTTCGCCTTTTTCCAAAAAAGCGAGGTCTTCAGCGCGTTTGATTAGAGGACTGTAAATTGATGGGCCGGATGGGTTCCGGTAGCGACCTCGTATGCAATTCATAGTCATACGGAACAGGATGGATAAAGCTAGCCCGGATATAACTCCGGCGATGGAACCTACTATGAATCCGACGATCCAGTTTCTCACTCGTCTCTTGTGGTTTCGGTGGCGGTGGCGTGGTGATGCTGATGGACCTGGAGCTGGAGCTGAATTTGGAGATATAGCTGATTTAGAATGATTCGGAGATTTGGAAGCGTTGTTAGTCTCTGCGAATACATAGCGTTTGGGGAGAAGACTTCGACGTAGACCACCGTAGTAGGGAGTGGATTCACCGTAGAGATCTGGGTTGTTGGAAAGGTCTAGAAAGATGAGGTTGCGGAGAGAGGAGAGGGATTGGGGGATTTGGCCGGAGAAGAGGTTGTCGGAAAGGGAGGCTTGTTCGAGATTGGGGAGGGTGGAGAGGAAATGGATGTCGCCAGTGAAGAGATTAGAGGAGAGGTTGAGGGTGCGGAGGGCGGTGAGAGAGGAGAGGTCGGAAGGGACGGGGCCGGAGAGGCGGTTTCCGCGGAGGTCCAGGGTTTGGAGGTCGGAGAGAAGGGTGAGGGAAGGGGAGAGGATGCCGGAGAGGTGT is a window of Dioscorea cayenensis subsp. rotundata cultivar TDr96_F1 chromosome 5, TDr96_F1_v2_PseudoChromosome.rev07_lg8_w22 25.fasta, whole genome shotgun sequence DNA encoding:
- the LOC120261586 gene encoding leucine-rich repeat receptor-like serine/threonine/tyrosine-protein kinase SOBIR1, whose translation is MESKSQGTLLLLLLLFATISISSSSSQALRHVLSDLGLPLLSQSDPCTITGVLCRRHRVIAVNLPSQHLSGILSPSLTLLSDLQTLDLRGNRLSGPVPSDLSSLTALRTLNLSSNLFTGDIHFLSTLPNLEQASLSDNLFSGQIPQSLSSLRNLIFLDLSNNPDLYGESTPYYGGLRRSLLPKRYVFAETNNASKSPNHSKSAISPNSAPAPGPSASPRHRHRNHKRRVRNWIVGFIVGSIAGVISGLALSILFRMTMNCIRGRYRNPSGPSIYSPLIKRAEDLAFLEKGEGLATLELIGAGGCGQVYKGQLPPPDPRTPEVPGKFIAIKKVMKITDADAAAEAGEENSKVLDKFKRQIRSEIRTVGQIRHRNLLPLLAHVPRPDCDLLVYEYMKNGSLDNVLKDVAEGQRELDWIARHRIAVGIASGLEYLHMLHSPRIIHRDLKPGNILLDDNMEARIGDFGLAKQVPEAYTHMTTSNVAGTVGFIAPEYHQLLKFTDKCDIYSFGVILAILVIGKQPSDDFFQETEEMSLVKWMRNVVASVNPTLAIDPKLMGYGFEEQMLLVLRIACFCTADDPKERPNSKDVRCMLSQIKH